A single genomic interval of Streptomyces sp. NBC_00663 harbors:
- a CDS encoding NAD(P)/FAD-dependent oxidoreductase, whose amino-acid sequence MTSNTRVVVIGAGLAGVRLARRLGELGTPVTLIGEEEHRPYNRVLLAEVLAGRYSPDVIALPAPAELTRARVTGIDREARTVECADGSEIAYGTLVLATGSNPVLPPLRGLFNADHVLPEGVHAFRTMDDCLGLSKQVRPGVKAVVIGGGLLGVSAARALARRGAQVVLAQQGERVMERQLDPSASKLVQRHLKDLGVEIHTECRVRDVRVVGGAVRSVEMADGYALDADLVVLACGVHPRAGLAQSAGLEVRKGIVVDDELRTSDPHIHAIGDCVQHDGVLYGLATPALEQADVLAELLAGRANARYTGTRSLTRLTLAGPDSPFDLAAFGETEPRPGDDVVQLTDATRGTYRKVVVRDDRLVGGVLVGELGTVGALARAWEGAEPLPDDGPLLHLLTNDGGS is encoded by the coding sequence ATGACCTCGAATACGCGTGTGGTGGTGATCGGCGCCGGCCTCGCGGGCGTCCGTCTCGCCCGGCGGCTCGGCGAGCTCGGCACGCCCGTGACACTGATCGGCGAGGAGGAGCACCGCCCGTACAACCGGGTGCTCCTCGCCGAGGTGCTGGCCGGGCGCTACAGCCCCGACGTGATAGCGCTGCCCGCGCCGGCGGAGCTCACCCGCGCCCGGGTCACCGGCATCGACCGCGAGGCCCGGACCGTCGAGTGCGCGGACGGTTCGGAGATCGCATACGGAACGCTGGTTCTCGCGACCGGCTCCAACCCGGTGCTGCCGCCGCTGCGCGGACTGTTCAACGCCGACCACGTCCTGCCGGAGGGCGTCCACGCCTTCCGCACCATGGACGACTGCCTGGGCCTGTCCAAGCAGGTCCGGCCGGGTGTGAAGGCGGTCGTGATCGGCGGCGGGCTCCTCGGGGTCTCCGCGGCCCGGGCCCTCGCCCGGCGCGGCGCCCAGGTCGTCCTCGCCCAGCAGGGCGAGCGGGTCATGGAGCGCCAGCTCGACCCGAGCGCCTCGAAGCTGGTCCAGCGGCACCTCAAGGACCTCGGGGTGGAGATCCACACCGAGTGCCGGGTGCGTGACGTCCGCGTCGTCGGCGGTGCCGTCCGCTCGGTCGAGATGGCCGACGGATACGCCCTCGACGCCGACCTCGTGGTCCTGGCCTGCGGCGTCCACCCGCGGGCGGGCCTCGCGCAGAGCGCGGGCCTGGAGGTCCGCAAGGGCATCGTCGTCGACGACGAACTGCGCACCTCCGACCCGCACATCCACGCCATCGGCGACTGCGTCCAGCACGACGGTGTCCTGTACGGGCTGGCCACTCCGGCCCTCGAACAGGCCGACGTGCTCGCGGAGTTGCTGGCCGGTCGGGCGAACGCCCGCTACACCGGCACCCGTTCGCTGACCCGGCTCACCCTGGCCGGTCCGGACTCCCCCTTCGATCTCGCCGCGTTCGGCGAGACCGAGCCGCGGCCGGGGGACGACGTCGTCCAGCTCACGGACGCCACCCGCGGCACCTACCGCAAGGTCGTCGTCCGCGACGACCGCCTGGTCGGCGGGGTTCTCGTCGGCGAACTCGGCACCGTCGGCGCGCTCGCCCGCGCCTGGGAGGGAGCAGAGCCGCTCCCCGACGACGGCCCGCTGCTCCACCTGCTCACCAACGATGGAGGCTCCTGA
- a CDS encoding NADPH-dependent FMN reductase, whose translation MPNPDALGADAPLHVTLVVGSNRHGRFGPVVADWLLDHLRGRDDLIPEVVDVADVHLPTSLTPTPEATATLADVTPKLEGAEAFVVLTPEYNHSFPAALKNLIDWHFTEWQAKPVALVSYGGLAGGLRATEHLKQVFAELHAVTVRDTVSFHNAGASFDDTGRLKDPSGPEAAAKTMLDQLVWWGRALREARARHPYGA comes from the coding sequence ATGCCCAACCCAGACGCGCTCGGCGCAGACGCCCCGCTCCATGTCACCCTCGTCGTCGGCAGCAACCGGCACGGCCGTTTCGGCCCCGTCGTCGCCGACTGGCTCCTCGACCACCTCCGCGGCCGGGACGACCTGATCCCCGAGGTCGTCGACGTGGCCGACGTCCATCTCCCCACGAGCCTGACCCCGACCCCCGAGGCGACCGCCACCCTCGCCGACGTCACCCCGAAGCTGGAGGGCGCCGAGGCCTTCGTCGTCCTCACCCCCGAGTACAACCACTCCTTCCCGGCGGCCCTGAAGAACCTCATCGACTGGCACTTCACCGAGTGGCAGGCCAAGCCGGTCGCCCTCGTCTCGTACGGCGGCCTGGCCGGTGGCCTGCGGGCGACCGAGCATCTGAAGCAGGTCTTCGCGGAACTGCACGCGGTGACGGTGCGGGACACGGTGTCCTTCCACAACGCGGGCGCGTCGTTCGACGACACCGGCCGCCTGAAGGACCCGTCGGGCCCGGAGGCGGCGGCCAAGACGATGCTGGACCAACTGGTGTGGTGGGGCAGGGCCCTGCGAGAGGCGAGGGCGCGGCACCCCTACGGGGCGTAG
- the cpt gene encoding chloramphenicol phosphotransferase CPT, which translates to MATQVIVLNGGSSSGKSGIARCLQEVLPDPWLTFGVDSLIEAMPGRGVGIDFAADGGVDVGPAFMALEAAWARGIATMAHSGARLIIDDVFLGGAATQERWRRVLDGLDVLWVGVHCDPAVAAGREIARGDRVRGMAEQQAEPVHRGVAYDIEVDTARTESLECARAIAKAVVNGSP; encoded by the coding sequence ATGGCTACCCAGGTGATCGTGCTCAACGGCGGCTCCAGCTCCGGCAAGTCCGGCATCGCGCGGTGTCTTCAGGAGGTCCTGCCGGACCCGTGGCTGACCTTCGGCGTCGACTCGCTGATCGAGGCGATGCCGGGCCGGGGGGTCGGCATCGACTTCGCCGCCGACGGCGGGGTGGACGTCGGCCCCGCCTTCATGGCCCTGGAAGCGGCGTGGGCCCGCGGGATCGCCACGATGGCGCACTCCGGCGCCCGGCTGATCATCGACGACGTCTTCCTCGGCGGCGCGGCCACCCAGGAGCGCTGGCGCCGCGTCCTGGACGGCCTCGACGTCCTCTGGGTCGGCGTCCACTGCGATCCGGCGGTGGCCGCGGGCCGCGAGATCGCCCGCGGCGACCGGGTACGGGGGATGGCGGAACAGCAGGCGGAACCGGTCCACCGTGGCGTGGCCTACGACATCGAGGTCGACACCGCCCGCACCGAGTCACTGGAGTGCGCGCGGGCCATCGCCAAGGCGGTGGTCAACGGCTCCCCGTGA
- a CDS encoding class F sortase yields MRRFIGAGRVSNVVIAAVTLVALCTGAWLLRSGAETHAPPQPAPSEARAGHTDPRSAPALPPSPPDRIRIPSIGVSAPLMGLGLTPTGSLDVPPAEKKNLAGWYEAGTTPGETGTAIVAGHVDNADGPAVFYDLGALKKGSRIETERRDGTTAVFTVDSVEVHDARHFPDRKVYGAAHRPELRVITCGGGYSKSTGYQGNVVVFAHLTGSR; encoded by the coding sequence GTGCGCAGATTCATCGGGGCCGGCAGAGTCAGCAACGTCGTCATAGCGGCCGTCACCCTGGTCGCCCTGTGCACGGGCGCGTGGCTGCTGCGCAGTGGCGCCGAGACGCACGCCCCGCCGCAGCCGGCGCCGTCCGAGGCCCGCGCCGGTCACACCGACCCGCGCTCGGCACCCGCCCTGCCGCCCTCCCCGCCCGACCGCATCCGCATCCCGTCGATCGGGGTGTCCGCGCCCCTGATGGGCCTCGGGCTCACCCCTACGGGCAGTCTCGACGTCCCGCCGGCCGAGAAGAAGAACCTCGCCGGCTGGTACGAGGCCGGCACCACCCCCGGTGAGACCGGCACCGCGATCGTCGCCGGCCATGTCGACAACGCCGACGGCCCCGCCGTCTTCTACGACCTCGGCGCCCTGAAGAAGGGCAGCCGGATCGAAACGGAACGCCGCGACGGCACGACAGCGGTCTTCACCGTCGACTCCGTGGAGGTCCACGACGCCCGCCACTTCCCCGACAGGAAGGTCTACGGCGCGGCCCACCGCCCCGAACTCCGGGTCATCACCTGCGGAGGCGGCTACTCGAAGTCAACGGGCTACCAGGGCAACGTGGTCGTCTTCGCCCACCTCACGGGGAGCCGTTGA